From one Streptomyces sp. R41 genomic stretch:
- a CDS encoding histidine kinase, whose amino-acid sequence MDRTENVVVFRFTEQASAYQALSELKQLGGPTVEVTGAMLVERRLDGTVRIPEGADARAGEGTLVGGLVGAVVGLLGGPVGVVLGWGTGALVGGGADWRRATESSGLVALVADEVSAGSTVLVAEVAERDTAAINLLAMRFGAVLERRPSERVRAEVKAVREAEEAAEREAAKARREQKKAELEATMEARGKALKKRLQRPAA is encoded by the coding sequence ATGGACAGGACCGAGAACGTCGTCGTCTTCCGCTTCACCGAACAGGCCTCCGCCTACCAGGCGCTCAGTGAGCTGAAGCAGCTCGGCGGCCCGACCGTGGAGGTCACGGGCGCGATGCTCGTCGAGCGCCGACTGGACGGGACAGTGCGGATTCCCGAGGGTGCCGACGCCAGGGCGGGAGAGGGCACCTTGGTCGGAGGGCTGGTCGGTGCGGTAGTGGGCCTGCTGGGTGGACCGGTTGGCGTGGTGCTGGGCTGGGGCACCGGAGCCCTGGTGGGCGGCGGCGCCGACTGGCGGCGGGCGACGGAGAGCTCCGGCCTGGTGGCCCTGGTGGCCGACGAGGTCAGCGCGGGCAGCACGGTGCTGGTCGCCGAGGTGGCCGAGCGCGACACGGCGGCGATCAACCTGCTCGCCATGCGATTCGGTGCGGTGCTTGAGCGCAGGCCGTCCGAGCGGGTGCGAGCCGAGGTCAAGGCGGTCCGCGAGGCGGAGGAGGCGGCGGAACGCGAGGCCGCCAAGGCGCGCCGGGAGCAGAAGAAGGCCGAGCTGGAAGCCACGATGGAGGCCCGCGGGAAGGCGCTCAAGAAGCGGCTCCAACGCCCCGCCGCCTGA
- a CDS encoding malonic semialdehyde reductase gives MTDREPQALDVLDDAGRKVLFTEARTANTFAEVAVADDELAMIWELARWSPSAANGQPLRVLFVRTREGKERLVRHLDEGNRAKTLSAPAVAILAYDVDFHEQMPTVFPARGEMLRAAFADQTEKRESLAAYNSALQTGVFLLAVRAAGLAAGPMAGFDRAGVDEEFFAGTSWRSHLVVNIGHPGADPWFPRLPRVPVEDAVAYA, from the coding sequence ATGACCGACCGCGAACCGCAGGCCCTCGATGTCCTCGACGACGCCGGACGAAAGGTGCTGTTCACCGAGGCCCGCACCGCGAACACCTTCGCCGAGGTGGCCGTTGCCGACGACGAACTCGCCATGATCTGGGAACTCGCCCGCTGGTCGCCGAGCGCCGCCAACGGCCAGCCTCTGCGGGTGCTCTTCGTGCGCACCCGCGAGGGCAAGGAGCGACTCGTCCGGCATCTCGACGAGGGCAACAGGGCCAAGACGCTCAGTGCGCCGGCCGTGGCGATCCTGGCGTACGACGTCGACTTCCACGAGCAGATGCCGACCGTCTTCCCGGCTCGCGGCGAGATGCTGCGAGCGGCGTTCGCCGACCAGACGGAGAAGCGCGAGAGCCTCGCGGCCTACAACTCGGCACTGCAGACCGGGGTCTTCCTGCTCGCGGTGCGCGCGGCGGGGCTGGCGGCCGGTCCCATGGCGGGCTTCGACAGGGCCGGCGTGGACGAGGAGTTCTTCGCCGGTACCAGCTGGCGTTCGCATCTGGTGGTCAACATCGGTCACCCCGGCGCCGACCCGTGGTTCCCGCGGCTGCCCCGCGTGCCCGTCGAGGACGCCGTCGCCTATGCCTGA
- a CDS encoding aldo/keto reductase, translating into MTSSTTNTPGTASTFSIGGEHRVTRLGFGAMRLAAEPGPEREAAIAVARRAVELGVTLIDTAHMYGWGANEELLAEALCPYPDDLLITTKVGVTQSGPEGWAYDARPESLREQVEQGLYRLRTERVGLLQLHRIDPKVPVAEQVGALRELQLEGKIGHIGLSEVTTVQLAEARQTAEIASVQNRYNLFDRDHESVLEACEATGIAFLPWRPVAAAANSGQASALATVATELGATAHQVLLAWLLARSPVVLPIPGTASLAHLEENLAAADLRLTDSQRQRLNRTAVPA; encoded by the coding sequence ATGACTTCAAGCACAACGAACACTCCGGGCACGGCGAGCACCTTCTCCATCGGAGGCGAACACCGGGTAACTCGGCTTGGGTTCGGTGCCATGCGCCTGGCCGCCGAGCCCGGCCCTGAGCGGGAAGCCGCCATCGCGGTAGCCCGGCGCGCCGTCGAGCTGGGCGTCACCTTGATCGACACCGCCCACATGTACGGATGGGGTGCCAACGAGGAACTCCTGGCCGAGGCCCTGTGTCCATACCCGGACGACTTGCTGATCACCACCAAGGTTGGGGTCACCCAGTCCGGGCCGGAAGGGTGGGCGTACGACGCACGGCCGGAGAGCCTGCGAGAGCAGGTCGAGCAGGGCCTGTACCGGCTCCGGACCGAGCGCGTCGGCCTCCTGCAACTGCACCGGATCGACCCGAAGGTTCCGGTCGCTGAACAGGTTGGCGCGCTCCGCGAACTCCAACTGGAGGGGAAAATCGGGCACATCGGGCTGTCCGAGGTCACCACTGTGCAGCTCGCCGAGGCTCGGCAGACCGCCGAGATCGCGAGCGTACAGAACCGCTACAACCTCTTCGACCGAGACCACGAGTCGGTTCTGGAGGCATGCGAGGCCACTGGCATCGCCTTTCTTCCCTGGCGCCCCGTCGCCGCAGCAGCCAACTCAGGCCAAGCCTCCGCGCTCGCCACCGTCGCCACCGAACTCGGCGCCACCGCCCACCAGGTCCTGCTCGCCTGGCTGCTCGCCCGTTCCCCGGTCGTCCTGCCGATCCCAGGAACCGCCTCGCTCGCCCATCTGGAGGAAAATCTCGCTGCGGCAGACCTCCGGCTCACCGACTCCCAGCGGCAGCGCCTCAACCGTACGGCCGTGCCCGCGTAG
- a CDS encoding acetoacetate--CoA ligase yields the protein MTAPHPAPYADPFFTPDPKSAAHSRIADFARWAARHRGAEGIQDPTDYRALHQWSVTDLEGFWAAVWEYFDIEATTPYEGVLAEESMPGARWFPGATLNYAHHALRNLQPDAPAITALDETGAGYEITGRELRARVASVAASLRDLGVGQGDRVVGYLPNTPHAIVAFLATASLGAVWSVCGQDYAPKAAADRFAQLEPTVLITADGYLFNGTTHDRRAASLELAAALPTVKATVLVDHVGLAWPEGGDSGLMVPWEDAATRVEYLTIAPVPFDHPLWVVFSSGTTGLPKGIVHGHGGVLLEHLKMLGLHTDLGTGDRLLWYTTTHWMMWNLVVSTLLTGATTCTYDGSPAPQARPDVLWELAARHRVTVFGTSPQYLLAMAKLGIEPSVHDLSAIRVVGCTGSALPASAYPWVRDHVGAGVQLASTSGGTDIVSGFAGSASTTPVWAGELSAPSLGVALAAYDATGTPVLDQVGELVVTRPMPSMPLYFWNDPDGSRYRDAYFGAYPGVWRHGDWITLTSHGSVIVHGRSDATLNRNGVRLGSADIHDVVEHLPEITEALVIGAEESDGGYWMPLFVVLADGVGLDDSLRDRIRDAIRAGASPRHVPDEILAVPALPHTKTGKKLEVPVKRLLQGAPAEQVLNPAAVDNPELIAYFARLGAERNKRSTHQT from the coding sequence ATGACCGCCCCGCACCCCGCGCCGTATGCGGACCCCTTCTTCACCCCCGACCCGAAGTCGGCCGCCCACAGCCGCATCGCGGACTTCGCCCGATGGGCGGCCCGGCACCGGGGCGCCGAAGGGATCCAGGACCCCACGGACTACCGTGCCTTGCACCAGTGGTCCGTCACCGACCTCGAAGGGTTCTGGGCCGCGGTGTGGGAGTACTTCGACATCGAAGCGACAACTCCGTACGAGGGGGTGCTGGCCGAGGAGTCCATGCCCGGCGCCCGCTGGTTCCCCGGCGCCACCCTCAACTACGCCCATCACGCGCTGCGCAATCTGCAGCCGGACGCTCCCGCGATCACGGCCCTGGACGAGACCGGAGCCGGCTACGAGATCACGGGGCGGGAGCTGCGCGCCCGGGTCGCCTCCGTCGCTGCCAGCCTGCGCGACCTGGGCGTCGGACAGGGCGACCGGGTGGTGGGCTATCTGCCCAACACCCCCCACGCCATCGTCGCCTTCCTTGCCACCGCAAGCCTGGGCGCGGTGTGGTCGGTGTGCGGCCAGGACTACGCGCCCAAGGCCGCCGCCGACCGTTTTGCCCAGCTCGAGCCCACAGTGCTCATCACCGCGGACGGCTACCTGTTCAACGGCACCACCCACGACCGCCGCGCCGCCTCGCTCGAACTCGCCGCCGCCCTGCCGACGGTGAAGGCCACCGTGCTCGTGGACCACGTGGGCCTTGCCTGGCCCGAGGGCGGGGACTCGGGGCTGATGGTGCCCTGGGAGGACGCGGCCACCCGCGTCGAGTACCTCACCATCGCCCCGGTGCCGTTCGACCACCCTCTGTGGGTCGTCTTCTCCTCCGGCACCACCGGCCTGCCCAAGGGCATCGTCCACGGGCACGGCGGGGTCCTGCTCGAACACCTCAAGATGCTCGGCCTGCACACCGATCTGGGCACCGGGGACCGCCTGCTGTGGTACACCACCACCCACTGGATGATGTGGAACCTGGTCGTCTCCACCCTGCTGACCGGTGCCACCACCTGCACCTACGACGGCAGCCCGGCACCGCAGGCGCGTCCGGACGTCCTGTGGGAGCTGGCGGCCCGTCACAGGGTCACCGTCTTCGGCACCAGTCCTCAGTACCTGCTGGCCATGGCCAAGCTGGGCATCGAACCCTCCGTGCACGACCTGTCGGCCATCCGCGTCGTCGGCTGCACCGGCTCCGCTCTGCCCGCATCCGCCTACCCCTGGGTACGCGACCATGTGGGCGCCGGCGTCCAGCTGGCCTCCACCAGCGGCGGCACGGACATCGTCTCCGGCTTCGCCGGCAGCGCCTCCACGACCCCCGTCTGGGCGGGGGAGCTGTCCGCCCCCAGCCTGGGCGTGGCGCTGGCCGCCTACGACGCGACGGGCACCCCTGTCCTCGATCAGGTCGGCGAACTGGTCGTCACCCGCCCCATGCCGTCCATGCCGCTGTACTTCTGGAACGACCCCGACGGCAGCCGCTACCGCGACGCCTACTTCGGCGCCTACCCCGGTGTGTGGCGGCACGGCGACTGGATCACGCTCACCTCGCACGGCTCGGTGATCGTCCACGGCCGCTCCGACGCCACCCTCAACCGCAACGGCGTGCGCCTGGGCAGTGCCGACATCCACGACGTCGTCGAACATCTCCCCGAGATCACCGAGGCCCTCGTCATCGGCGCGGAGGAATCCGACGGCGGCTACTGGATGCCGCTCTTCGTGGTCCTCGCCGACGGGGTCGGCCTGGACGATTCCCTGCGCGACAGGATCCGCGACGCGATCCGCGCCGGCGCCTCACCCCGCCACGTCCCCGACGAGATCCTCGCCGTACCGGCGCTCCCGCACACCAAGACCGGCAAGAAGCTCGAGGTTCCCGTCAAGCGCCTGCTCCAGGGTGCCCCCGCCGAGCAGGTCCTGAACCCCGCGGCGGTCGACAACCCCGAACTGATCGCCTACTTCGCCCGGTTGGGCGCGGAACGGAACAAGCGGTCAACACACCAAACATGA
- a CDS encoding glycoside hydrolase family 3 N-terminal domain-containing protein encodes MRLLTARRGPATAALALCATALPLIGPAAAVPEPAATSSAAGLPYLDASLPVADRVDDLLSRMTLDDKLGQMTQIEKDALVPQSDLATYRIGSVLSGGDSAVSPNNAQTWADMYDSLQRTALTTPLGIPMIYGIDAVHGHNAVRGATLFPHNIGIGATRDPALVQRIGRAVAEEVSGTGIDWDFAPCLCVARNDRWGRTYESYGETPELPSAMTTFVTGLQGETLGAGPASVLATAKHYLGDGGTTDGVDQGNTELSETELRAIHLPPFKEAVRRGVGAVMLSYSSWNGIKSHANKYLVTDVLKGELGFTGFVVSDWAAVDQLDGQNGFTGAEISTAVNAGVDMVMVPHDYKNFLTLLRGEVSAGRIPQSRIDDANRRVLTKKFQLGLFERSFTDRSYTATVGSAAHRNLARQAARESQVLLKNDGRILPLPKSAKLFVAGKSADDIGNQSGGWTVGWQGRSGPVTDGTTILQGIRAAVTDPSRVTYDRYGNGVDASYGAAVAVVGETPYAEGKGDRPNSMGLDQEDLQTLARLKASGVPVVVVLVSGRPLDISAQLPDWKALLASWLPGTEGAGVSDVLFGDYAPTGKLPVTWMKSASQEPINDGDGKAALFPYGYGLTYDATDPAPMPTPTPTQGACTARFRTVSSWQGGYQAEVTVENTGSAALTGWSVDWDPVGSTLTSLWNGSLTTAQDRATVRNAAFNGSLLPGVTTSFGFTANGTAGTPALHCTGS; translated from the coding sequence ATGCGCCTCCTGACCGCCCGCCGCGGCCCGGCGACGGCCGCCCTGGCCCTGTGCGCCACCGCTCTGCCCCTCATCGGGCCGGCCGCCGCCGTCCCGGAGCCCGCCGCCACCTCGTCCGCCGCCGGCCTCCCCTACCTGGACGCGTCCTTACCGGTGGCCGACCGCGTCGACGACCTGCTGTCGCGTATGACGCTGGACGACAAGCTCGGCCAGATGACGCAGATCGAGAAGGACGCCCTCGTCCCGCAGTCCGACCTCGCCACGTACCGCATCGGGTCCGTGCTGTCCGGGGGCGACTCCGCGGTCAGCCCCAACAACGCCCAGACCTGGGCCGACATGTACGACAGCCTCCAGCGCACCGCGCTGACCACCCCGCTCGGCATCCCGATGATCTACGGGATCGACGCCGTGCACGGCCACAACGCGGTGCGCGGCGCCACCCTCTTCCCGCACAACATCGGCATCGGCGCCACCCGTGACCCCGCGCTCGTCCAGCGCATCGGGCGCGCGGTCGCCGAGGAGGTGTCCGGCACCGGCATCGACTGGGACTTCGCCCCCTGCCTGTGCGTGGCCCGCAACGACCGGTGGGGCCGTACCTACGAGTCGTACGGTGAGACACCCGAACTGCCCTCCGCCATGACGACGTTCGTCACCGGCCTGCAGGGCGAGACCCTGGGAGCCGGCCCCGCCTCCGTGCTCGCCACCGCCAAGCACTACCTCGGCGACGGCGGCACCACCGACGGCGTGGACCAGGGCAACACCGAGCTGTCCGAGACCGAGCTGCGGGCGATCCATCTGCCGCCGTTCAAGGAGGCGGTGCGCCGCGGCGTGGGGGCGGTGATGCTGTCGTACAGCAGCTGGAACGGCATCAAGTCCCATGCGAACAAGTACCTGGTGACCGATGTCCTCAAGGGGGAACTGGGCTTCACCGGGTTCGTCGTATCCGACTGGGCCGCCGTCGACCAGCTCGACGGGCAGAACGGCTTCACCGGCGCCGAGATCAGCACGGCCGTGAATGCGGGCGTCGACATGGTGATGGTGCCGCACGACTACAAGAACTTCCTGACTCTGCTGCGCGGCGAGGTCAGTGCGGGCCGGATCCCGCAGTCCCGGATCGACGACGCCAACCGCCGCGTCCTGACGAAAAAGTTCCAACTCGGGCTGTTCGAGCGATCGTTCACCGACCGGTCGTACACTGCCACGGTCGGGTCGGCCGCGCACCGGAACCTGGCCCGGCAGGCGGCGCGCGAGTCCCAGGTGCTGTTGAAGAACGACGGCAGGATCCTGCCGCTGCCCAAGTCCGCGAAGCTCTTCGTCGCCGGCAAGTCCGCCGACGACATCGGCAACCAGAGCGGCGGCTGGACCGTGGGCTGGCAGGGCCGCAGCGGTCCCGTCACCGACGGCACCACCATCCTCCAGGGCATCCGCGCCGCCGTCACCGACCCGTCCCGGGTCACCTACGACCGCTACGGCAACGGCGTCGACGCGAGCTACGGCGCCGCTGTCGCCGTCGTCGGCGAGACACCGTACGCCGAAGGCAAGGGCGACCGGCCGAACAGCATGGGGCTGGACCAGGAGGATCTGCAGACCCTCGCCCGGCTGAAGGCGAGCGGGGTGCCGGTCGTCGTGGTCCTGGTCTCCGGCCGGCCGCTCGACATCTCCGCCCAGTTGCCCGACTGGAAGGCACTGCTCGCCTCCTGGCTGCCCGGCACCGAGGGCGCCGGCGTCTCCGACGTACTGTTCGGCGACTACGCCCCCACCGGCAAGCTGCCGGTGACCTGGATGAAGAGCGCCTCGCAGGAGCCGATCAACGACGGCGACGGCAAGGCTGCGCTCTTCCCGTACGGGTACGGGCTGACGTACGACGCCACGGACCCGGCGCCGATGCCCACTCCGACCCCGACGCAGGGCGCGTGCACCGCGCGGTTCCGCACCGTTTCCTCCTGGCAGGGCGGCTACCAGGCGGAGGTCACGGTCGAGAACACCGGCTCCGCTGCGCTGACGGGCTGGTCGGTCGACTGGGACCCGGTCGGTTCCACCCTCACGAGCCTGTGGAACGGCTCACTGACCACCGCCCAGGACCGGGCCACCGTCCGCAACGCCGCCTTCAACGGCTCCCTGCTCCCCGGCGTCACCACCTCTTTCGGCTTCACCGCGAACGGCACCGCGGGCACACCCGCCCTGCACTGCACGGGCAGCTGA
- a CDS encoding glycoside hydrolase family 6 protein, whose product MTHRTGRAPAHGPRPGRRRRRTTALAATLATLALSLAGQLAGHPAAAAEAHADNPFAGASFYVNPDYTDLVGTSAAQTSDASLKARMQKVGTYPTAVWLDRIAAIRGGAANAGRKSLADHLDLALAQKKPGQPITATFVVYDLPGRDCAALASNGELPLTQAGLDRYKSEYVDAIANVLKNPKYQDIRITTVIEPDGLPNLVTNSADPECAQAKSSGIYVKGIQYALENLHAVPNVYTYLDFAHSGWLGWDNNLSQTVQLYTDVAKGTAAGFSSVDGLISNVANYTPLEEPFLTDPDKIVGGNMAKSGKFYEWNPNFDESDFTGNVHRALVAAGWPTSTGMVIDTSRNGWGGTGRPTADSTSTTLDTYVNESRADRRAHRGLWCNVSGAGLGLPPQAAPSGYPDSHLDAFLWIKPPGESDGASSDIPNDEGKRMDPMCDPTYTAPNAGGNKTGALPNAPLAGHWFPEQFAMLVRNAYPAVPTDGGGTPGDDTTAPTAPTGLKATAKTASGVSLSWTASTDDTGVSGYDVYRDGTKVTAAPVAGTAFTDTGLSAGTAYSYTVRARDAAGNASAPSAALSVTTDTSGGTPDPSGGLKVLYKNNDSSATDNAIRPGLQIVNTGSGSLDLSKVTARYYFTRDGGSPTVNAWCDYAAVGCSNVSLKVVPLTTPVPGADAYLEVGFTGGTLAMGQNTGDLQLRMSKSDWSNFDEVGDYSRGTSTTYTDAAAIPAYLSTTPAWGAPPA is encoded by the coding sequence ATGACACACCGAACCGGCCGAGCACCGGCACACGGGCCGAGACCGGGCCGTCGACGGCGCCGGACGACCGCACTGGCCGCGACGCTCGCCACCCTGGCACTGAGCCTGGCAGGGCAGCTCGCCGGGCACCCGGCAGCAGCCGCCGAAGCCCACGCCGACAACCCGTTCGCCGGAGCGAGCTTCTACGTCAACCCCGACTACACCGACCTCGTCGGCACCTCGGCGGCGCAGACCTCGGACGCTTCGCTCAAGGCCAGGATGCAGAAGGTGGGGACCTATCCCACCGCGGTGTGGCTCGACCGCATCGCCGCCATCAGGGGCGGTGCCGCCAACGCCGGACGCAAGAGCCTCGCCGACCACCTCGATCTGGCCCTGGCCCAGAAAAAGCCCGGGCAGCCGATCACCGCGACGTTCGTGGTCTACGACCTGCCCGGCCGGGACTGCGCGGCGCTCGCCTCCAACGGCGAACTCCCGCTGACTCAAGCGGGGTTGGACCGCTACAAGAGCGAGTACGTCGACGCCATCGCGAACGTCCTCAAGAACCCGAAGTACCAGGACATCCGCATCACGACGGTCATCGAGCCGGACGGCCTGCCCAACCTCGTGACCAACAGCGCCGACCCGGAGTGCGCCCAGGCCAAGAGCAGTGGCATCTACGTCAAGGGCATCCAGTACGCCCTGGAGAACCTGCACGCCGTCCCCAACGTCTACACGTACCTGGACTTCGCGCACTCCGGCTGGCTCGGCTGGGACAACAACCTGTCCCAGACCGTGCAGCTCTACACCGACGTCGCCAAGGGCACCGCGGCCGGATTCTCCAGCGTCGACGGGCTGATCAGCAACGTCGCCAACTACACGCCGCTCGAAGAGCCGTTCCTGACCGATCCGGACAAGATCGTCGGCGGGAACATGGCCAAGTCCGGCAAGTTCTACGAGTGGAACCCCAACTTCGACGAGTCGGACTTCACCGGGAACGTCCACCGGGCGCTCGTCGCGGCCGGCTGGCCCACGTCGACGGGCATGGTGATCGACACCTCCCGCAACGGGTGGGGCGGCACCGGACGTCCCACCGCGGATAGCACCAGCACCACCCTCGACACCTACGTCAACGAATCCCGCGCCGACCGACGGGCACACCGGGGCCTCTGGTGCAACGTCAGCGGCGCCGGACTCGGGCTGCCACCGCAGGCCGCTCCCTCCGGCTACCCCGACTCCCACCTCGACGCGTTCCTGTGGATCAAGCCGCCGGGCGAGTCGGACGGCGCCAGCTCCGACATTCCCAACGACGAGGGCAAGCGCATGGACCCCATGTGCGACCCGACGTACACGGCGCCCAACGCGGGAGGCAACAAGACGGGTGCGCTGCCGAACGCCCCCCTGGCGGGCCACTGGTTCCCCGAGCAGTTCGCGATGCTGGTGAGGAACGCCTACCCGGCCGTGCCCACGGACGGTGGCGGCACCCCGGGCGATGACACCACCGCGCCGACCGCGCCGACCGGTCTGAAGGCCACCGCGAAGACCGCGTCCGGCGTCTCCCTGTCCTGGACGGCGTCCACCGACGACACGGGCGTGAGCGGGTACGACGTCTACCGCGACGGCACGAAGGTCACGGCCGCGCCGGTGGCCGGCACCGCGTTCACGGACACGGGGCTCAGCGCGGGCACCGCGTACAGCTACACCGTCCGCGCCCGTGACGCCGCCGGGAACGCCTCGGCGCCTTCCGCCGCGCTGAGCGTCACCACCGACACGTCCGGCGGCACGCCGGACCCCTCGGGCGGCCTCAAGGTCCTCTACAAGAACAACGACTCCTCGGCCACCGACAACGCCATCCGGCCAGGCCTTCAGATCGTCAACACCGGCAGTGGCTCCCTCGACCTGTCCAAGGTCACGGCCCGCTACTACTTCACCCGGGACGGCGGCTCGCCCACCGTAAACGCCTGGTGCGACTACGCGGCCGTCGGCTGCTCCAACGTCAGCCTGAAGGTCGTACCCCTCACCACGCCCGTGCCGGGAGCCGACGCCTACCTCGAAGTCGGCTTCACAGGCGGCACCCTGGCCATGGGCCAGAACACCGGCGACCTGCAACTGCGGATGAGCAAGTCCGACTGGTCGAACTTCGACGAGGTCGGCGACTACAGCCGCGGCACCTCCACTACGTACACCGACGCCGCAGCGATCCCCGCGTACCTCAGTACCACGCCCGCCTGGGGAGCCCCGCCCGCCTGA